A stretch of the Ptychodera flava strain L36383 chromosome 18, AS_Pfla_20210202, whole genome shotgun sequence genome encodes the following:
- the LOC139117263 gene encoding mRNA (2'-O-methyladenosine-N(6)-)-methyltransferase-like isoform X2, protein MDPSDRSGAPASASRAYQPGQSQSQERPLYSQTTPSPQPFSPQGHMTPSPQPVMSPSTPTSPDPVHDLPEELLQAGWRKFWSKRERRPYYFNKNTNESLWDTPQLGSPPFPRNDPLGINVSTPVREQHDVRLSRNSVETKPAALGQKRKSMDDGSMGPPTKKLHGQQQQQHQQPQTQGPGFVSPYWNFGIQTNAMIFERKPIDVLPPHPDIELERATLTNRLRLHYQDLCQNRENIDAPKESFNRWLLERKVIDKGNDPLLPSNCVQEVSPSMYREIINDIPIKVFRPKYPNDARKQLYRYAEAANKMIESRRVSSESRKVVKWNVQDTFSWLRSQQGSTVEEYQERLAHLKVQCGPHLTEAAKSSVEGICAKIYNQSCAYAKRIRDKQWDILREHNITGVPHYRDPAVRKVPCYAVQLAVPSPRLPQIDFSTENQYTYFKYKNEACRVNTSHFQKLEHLYRMHCRDDPRFENFLSRVWCLLRRYQTLFGIRANEGSGLQGALPIPVFEALNKHFEVTFECFASPLNCFFKQYCSAYNDVDSYFGSRGPILDFHPVSGSFEANPPFGEELMEAMVDHFEDLLHKTDDPLSFIVFIPEWRDPPTPALVRMEESRYKRKQAVIPAFEHEYRSGSQHTCPNDELYYRAVHGTLVFFLQNKAGYEKWEPTQEKVDALLQAFRPIGNKPPDRYKMMNSVTAGVVRNNNSQRGDKASEGSSSSSSASSGTSSSSSSSNNSSDTPR, encoded by the exons ATGGATCCAAGTGACAGATCAGGAGCACCAGCCTCCGCTTCAAGGGCCTACCAACCAGGGCAGTCCCAGTCTCAGGAGAGACCCCTCTACTCCCAAACAACTCCGTCACCTCAGCCGTTTTCCCCACAAGGACACATGACGCCCTCGCCCCAGCCGGTTATGTCACCATCGACGCCCACCAGTCCTGATCCTGTTCACGACTTGCCTGAAGAGCTCCTCCAGGCTGGCTGGAGGAAGTTCTGGAGTAAGCGAGAGAGGAGGCCGTACTACTTCAACAAGAACACCAATGAGTCGCTGTGGGATACTCCACAGCTGGGCAGTCCTCCATTTCCGAGG AATGATCCATTGGGTATAAATGTCAGTACTCCCGTCCGGGAACAACATGATGTGAGGCTGTCTCGGAACAGCGTTGAAACAAAACCGGCAGCTTTGGGACAGAAACGGAAGAGTATGGATGATGGGAGCATGGGACCTCCGACAAAGAAGCTGCatggacaacaacaacaacaacatcaacaaccaCAAACTCAAGGACCTGGATTTGTGAG TCCATATTGGAACTTCGGGATTCAGACCAATGCCATGATCTTTGAACGGAAACCAATCGACGTGCTGCCGCCTCATCCTGACATTGAACTTGAAAGAGCCACCCTGACCAACAGACTACGACTGCATTATCAAGACCTTTGTCAAAACAGAGAGA ACATTGATGCACCCAAGGAGTCCTTCAACAGATGGCTCTTGGAGCGGAAGGTCATCGACAAGGGCAACGATCCTCTACTCCCCAGCAACTGCGTGCAAGAGGTGTCACCTTCCATGTACAGAGAGATCATCAACGACATTCCAATCAAGGTGTTCCGGCCCAAGTATCCCAACGACGCCAGGAAACAGTTGTACAGATATGCAGAGGCAGCTAACAAGATGATTGAATCAAG GAGGGTTTCCTCAGAGAGCAGGAAAGTGGTCAAGTGGAACGTGCAAGACACCTTTTCGTGGTTACGGAGCCAACAAGGCTCAACTGTTGAAGAATACCAA GAAAGGCTTGCCCACTTGAAAGTTCAGTGTGGTCCACACTTGACAGAGGCAGCCAAGTCATCCGTGGAGGGCATCTGTGCCAAGATTTACAACCAGTCGTGTGCATACGCCAAAAGGATCCGCGACAAGCAGTGGGACATACTCCGTGAACATAACATAACCG GGGTTCCACATTACCGAGACCCGGCAGTTAGGAAAGTGCCCTGTTACGCTGTACAGCTGGCAGTGCCCTCCCCGCGGTTACCCCAAATCGACTTCAGCACAGAGAATCAGTACACGTACTTCAAGTACAAGAATGAAGCCTGTCGGGTCAACACGTCACACTTCCAAAAACTG GAACATCTCTACAGAATGCACTGCAGAGATGATCCCAggtttgaaaattttctgagTCGTGTTTGGTGTCTTCTAAGGAGATACCAG ACTCTGTTTGGAATACGGGCCAACGAGGGCAGCGGACTTCAAGGCGCGTTGCCCATACCAGTCTTTGAAGCATTGAACAAACACTTTGAGGTGACGTTTGAGTGCTTCGCTTCACCATTGAATTGTTTCTTCAAACAGTATTGTTCAGCGTATAACGATGTGGACAGCTACTTTGGCTCCAGAGG GCCTATTTTAGATTTTCATCCAGTGAGTGGTTCGTTTGAAGCAAACCCACCATTTGGAGAGGAACTCATGGAAGCAATGGTTGATCATTTTGAA GACCTGCTACACAAAACTGATGACCCTCTTTCATTCATCGTGTTCATACCGGAGTGGAGGGATCCCCCGACCCCAGCTCTTGTCAGAATGGAAGAGAGCAG GTACAAACGCAAACAAGCTGTTATTCCAGCTTTTGAGCATGAGTACAGAAGTGGAAGCCAACACACTTGTCCAAA TGATGAGCTGTATTACAGAGCCGTCCATGGCACGCTTGTCTTCTTCCTGCAAAACAAGGCCGGCTATGAGAAGTGGGAACCCACGCAAGAGAAGGTGGACGCACTCCTACAGGCCTTCAGGCCGATTGGCAACAAGCCGCCGGACCGCTACAAAATGATGAACAGCGTGACCGCCGGCGTTGTCCGGAACAACAACAGCCAGAGGGGTGACAAAGCCAGTGAAGGAagcagtagcagtagtagtGCCAGCAGTGGAACCAGTAGTAGTAGCAGTAGCAGCAACAACAGTAGTGACACACCCAGGTAG
- the LOC139117263 gene encoding mRNA (2'-O-methyladenosine-N(6)-)-methyltransferase-like isoform X1: protein MDPSDRSGAPASASRAYQPGQSQSQERPLYSQTTPSPQPFSPQGHMTPSPQPVMSPSTPTSPDPVHDLPEELLQAGWRKFWSKRERRPYYFNKNTNESLWDTPQLGSPPFPRQNDPLGINVSTPVREQHDVRLSRNSVETKPAALGQKRKSMDDGSMGPPTKKLHGQQQQQHQQPQTQGPGFVSPYWNFGIQTNAMIFERKPIDVLPPHPDIELERATLTNRLRLHYQDLCQNRENIDAPKESFNRWLLERKVIDKGNDPLLPSNCVQEVSPSMYREIINDIPIKVFRPKYPNDARKQLYRYAEAANKMIESRRVSSESRKVVKWNVQDTFSWLRSQQGSTVEEYQERLAHLKVQCGPHLTEAAKSSVEGICAKIYNQSCAYAKRIRDKQWDILREHNITGVPHYRDPAVRKVPCYAVQLAVPSPRLPQIDFSTENQYTYFKYKNEACRVNTSHFQKLEHLYRMHCRDDPRFENFLSRVWCLLRRYQTLFGIRANEGSGLQGALPIPVFEALNKHFEVTFECFASPLNCFFKQYCSAYNDVDSYFGSRGPILDFHPVSGSFEANPPFGEELMEAMVDHFEDLLHKTDDPLSFIVFIPEWRDPPTPALVRMEESRYKRKQAVIPAFEHEYRSGSQHTCPNDELYYRAVHGTLVFFLQNKAGYEKWEPTQEKVDALLQAFRPIGNKPPDRYKMMNSVTAGVVRNNNSQRGDKASEGSSSSSSASSGTSSSSSSSNNSSDTPR from the exons ATGGATCCAAGTGACAGATCAGGAGCACCAGCCTCCGCTTCAAGGGCCTACCAACCAGGGCAGTCCCAGTCTCAGGAGAGACCCCTCTACTCCCAAACAACTCCGTCACCTCAGCCGTTTTCCCCACAAGGACACATGACGCCCTCGCCCCAGCCGGTTATGTCACCATCGACGCCCACCAGTCCTGATCCTGTTCACGACTTGCCTGAAGAGCTCCTCCAGGCTGGCTGGAGGAAGTTCTGGAGTAAGCGAGAGAGGAGGCCGTACTACTTCAACAAGAACACCAATGAGTCGCTGTGGGATACTCCACAGCTGGGCAGTCCTCCATTTCCGAGG CAGAATGATCCATTGGGTATAAATGTCAGTACTCCCGTCCGGGAACAACATGATGTGAGGCTGTCTCGGAACAGCGTTGAAACAAAACCGGCAGCTTTGGGACAGAAACGGAAGAGTATGGATGATGGGAGCATGGGACCTCCGACAAAGAAGCTGCatggacaacaacaacaacaacatcaacaaccaCAAACTCAAGGACCTGGATTTGTGAG TCCATATTGGAACTTCGGGATTCAGACCAATGCCATGATCTTTGAACGGAAACCAATCGACGTGCTGCCGCCTCATCCTGACATTGAACTTGAAAGAGCCACCCTGACCAACAGACTACGACTGCATTATCAAGACCTTTGTCAAAACAGAGAGA ACATTGATGCACCCAAGGAGTCCTTCAACAGATGGCTCTTGGAGCGGAAGGTCATCGACAAGGGCAACGATCCTCTACTCCCCAGCAACTGCGTGCAAGAGGTGTCACCTTCCATGTACAGAGAGATCATCAACGACATTCCAATCAAGGTGTTCCGGCCCAAGTATCCCAACGACGCCAGGAAACAGTTGTACAGATATGCAGAGGCAGCTAACAAGATGATTGAATCAAG GAGGGTTTCCTCAGAGAGCAGGAAAGTGGTCAAGTGGAACGTGCAAGACACCTTTTCGTGGTTACGGAGCCAACAAGGCTCAACTGTTGAAGAATACCAA GAAAGGCTTGCCCACTTGAAAGTTCAGTGTGGTCCACACTTGACAGAGGCAGCCAAGTCATCCGTGGAGGGCATCTGTGCCAAGATTTACAACCAGTCGTGTGCATACGCCAAAAGGATCCGCGACAAGCAGTGGGACATACTCCGTGAACATAACATAACCG GGGTTCCACATTACCGAGACCCGGCAGTTAGGAAAGTGCCCTGTTACGCTGTACAGCTGGCAGTGCCCTCCCCGCGGTTACCCCAAATCGACTTCAGCACAGAGAATCAGTACACGTACTTCAAGTACAAGAATGAAGCCTGTCGGGTCAACACGTCACACTTCCAAAAACTG GAACATCTCTACAGAATGCACTGCAGAGATGATCCCAggtttgaaaattttctgagTCGTGTTTGGTGTCTTCTAAGGAGATACCAG ACTCTGTTTGGAATACGGGCCAACGAGGGCAGCGGACTTCAAGGCGCGTTGCCCATACCAGTCTTTGAAGCATTGAACAAACACTTTGAGGTGACGTTTGAGTGCTTCGCTTCACCATTGAATTGTTTCTTCAAACAGTATTGTTCAGCGTATAACGATGTGGACAGCTACTTTGGCTCCAGAGG GCCTATTTTAGATTTTCATCCAGTGAGTGGTTCGTTTGAAGCAAACCCACCATTTGGAGAGGAACTCATGGAAGCAATGGTTGATCATTTTGAA GACCTGCTACACAAAACTGATGACCCTCTTTCATTCATCGTGTTCATACCGGAGTGGAGGGATCCCCCGACCCCAGCTCTTGTCAGAATGGAAGAGAGCAG GTACAAACGCAAACAAGCTGTTATTCCAGCTTTTGAGCATGAGTACAGAAGTGGAAGCCAACACACTTGTCCAAA TGATGAGCTGTATTACAGAGCCGTCCATGGCACGCTTGTCTTCTTCCTGCAAAACAAGGCCGGCTATGAGAAGTGGGAACCCACGCAAGAGAAGGTGGACGCACTCCTACAGGCCTTCAGGCCGATTGGCAACAAGCCGCCGGACCGCTACAAAATGATGAACAGCGTGACCGCCGGCGTTGTCCGGAACAACAACAGCCAGAGGGGTGACAAAGCCAGTGAAGGAagcagtagcagtagtagtGCCAGCAGTGGAACCAGTAGTAGTAGCAGTAGCAGCAACAACAGTAGTGACACACCCAGGTAG